A genomic region of Raphanus sativus cultivar WK10039 chromosome 6, ASM80110v3, whole genome shotgun sequence contains the following coding sequences:
- the LOC108810815 gene encoding nucleolar GTP-binding protein 1 gives MNKAPSMDRDSMVEVKNRFKKMSVVPDENCFANAILNLKEHQKPAIVIRNTSFCDVRFSYLRKLRLARSCIQAKLSTVIQEFKIINEPVCIDYFEHYFDDLDLALVQLKYARQLLMKIARYFIQLMEKDDCKTLDRCKYLKVNAVGCMYTIAMRCLPILAYIEKVRQHMLAQDVDDVIPDFVLAKKDCTIPHLSAFEVEKATDFVHQDTLRWFEELEEKHGFRLHDSAHKLHDSCKHEEHPLAA, from the coding sequence ATGAATAAAGCACCTTCAATGGATAGAGATTCAATGGTGGAGGTGAAGAATAGATTCAAGAAAATGAGCGTGGTTCCAGATGAAAATTGTTTTGCTAATGCCATCCTCAATCTCAAGGAACACCAGAAACCAGCCATTGTCATCCGGAATACCAGTTTCTGTGATGTCCGTTTTTCCTACCTGAGAAAGCTTAGGCTCGCACGGTCATGCATTCAGGCTAAGCTCTCTACGGTTATCCAAGAGTTTAAGATCATCAATGAACCTGTGTGCATAGACTATTTCGAGCACTACTTCGATGACTTGGACCTTGCTCTAGTGCAGCTCAAGTATGCACGTCAATTGCTCATGAAAATCGCCAGGTATTTTATCCAGCTTATGGAAAAGGATGATTGTAAGACCCTGGACCGGTGCAAGTATCTGAAAGTGAATGCTGTTGGTTGTATGTATACCATTGCAATGAGATGCCTCCCTATTTTGGCTTATATCGAAAAGGTCAGGCAACACATGCTGGCTCAGGACGTTGATGATGTGATTCCAGACTTTGTCTTGGCTAAGAAAGACTGCACAATCCCCCACTTATCTGCCTTTGAGGTTGAAAAGGCCACCGACTTTGTTCATCAAGACACTTTGCGTTGGTTTGAAGAGTTGGAAGAGAAACATGGCTTTAGGCTCCACGATTCTGCTCACAAGCTCCATGATTCCTGCAAGCACGAGGAGCACCCATTAGCAGCATGA